A single region of the Geobacillus subterraneus genome encodes:
- the pruA gene encoding L-glutamate gamma-semialdehyde dehydrogenase, translated as MVQPYKHEPFTDFTVEANRQAFLAALEKVEAELGRDYPLIIGGERIMTEDKITSINPADKAEVIGRVAKANQELAERAMKAADEAFRTWSRTSPEARADILFRAAAIVRRRKHEFSAWLVKEAGKPWREADADTAEAIDFMEYYGRQMLKLKDGIPVESRPGETNRFFYIPLGVGVVISPWNFPFAIMAGTTVASLVTGNTVLLKPASATPVVAYKFAEVLEEAGLPAGVLNYIPGSGAEVGDYLVDHPRTRFISFTGSRDVGIRIYERAAKVQPGQIWLKRVIAEMGGKDAIVVDKEADLELAAQSIVASAFGFSGQKCSACSRAIIVEDVYDQVLSRVVELTKQLNVGDPAEQATFMGPVIDQNAYNKIMEYIEIGKQEGRLMTGGEGDDAKGFFIQPTVFADVDPNARIMQEEIFGPVVAFAKARDFDHALEIANNTEYGLTGAVISRNRANLEKARQEFHVGNLYFNRGCTGAIVGYQPFGGFNMSGTDSKAGGPDYLILHMQAKTVSEMF; from the coding sequence ATGGTGCAGCCGTATAAACATGAACCGTTCACTGATTTTACTGTGGAAGCGAACCGCCAAGCGTTTTTGGCGGCGCTCGAAAAGGTCGAAGCCGAGCTTGGACGCGACTATCCGCTCATTATCGGCGGCGAGCGCATCATGACCGAGGACAAAATCACGTCGATCAACCCGGCGGACAAGGCAGAAGTGATCGGCCGGGTGGCGAAAGCGAATCAAGAGCTCGCCGAACGGGCGATGAAGGCCGCCGATGAAGCGTTCCGCACGTGGAGCCGAACGAGCCCGGAAGCGCGGGCGGATATTTTGTTCCGGGCGGCGGCGATTGTGCGCCGGCGCAAGCATGAATTTTCCGCTTGGCTCGTGAAAGAAGCAGGGAAGCCGTGGCGCGAGGCGGATGCCGATACAGCGGAAGCGATCGACTTTATGGAGTATTACGGGCGGCAAATGTTGAAGTTGAAAGACGGCATTCCGGTGGAAAGCCGTCCAGGGGAAACGAACCGCTTTTTCTATATTCCGCTTGGCGTCGGCGTCGTCATTTCACCGTGGAACTTCCCGTTTGCCATTATGGCGGGGACAACGGTTGCTTCGCTTGTGACGGGCAATACGGTACTGTTAAAGCCAGCGAGCGCGACGCCGGTCGTGGCGTACAAGTTTGCGGAAGTGCTCGAAGAAGCCGGGCTTCCGGCCGGGGTGCTGAATTACATCCCGGGCAGCGGCGCGGAAGTCGGCGACTATTTGGTTGATCATCCGCGCACGCGGTTTATCAGCTTCACCGGCTCGCGCGATGTCGGCATCCGCATTTATGAGCGCGCGGCGAAAGTGCAGCCGGGACAAATTTGGCTGAAGCGCGTCATCGCGGAAATGGGCGGCAAAGACGCCATCGTCGTTGACAAAGAAGCCGATCTGGAATTGGCGGCGCAATCGATCGTCGCCTCGGCGTTTGGCTTCTCTGGTCAAAAATGCTCGGCGTGCTCGCGCGCGATCATCGTCGAAGATGTGTATGATCAAGTGCTCAGCCGCGTCGTCGAGCTGACAAAACAGCTCAACGTCGGCGACCCGGCGGAACAGGCGACGTTTATGGGACCGGTGATTGACCAAAACGCGTACAACAAAATTATGGAATATATCGAAATCGGAAAACAGGAAGGCCGTCTCATGACCGGCGGGGAAGGAGACGATGCAAAAGGCTTCTTCATCCAGCCGACGGTGTTTGCCGATGTCGATCCGAATGCGCGCATCATGCAAGAGGAAATTTTTGGGCCAGTGGTCGCGTTCGCCAAAGCGCGCGATTTTGACCATGCGCTCGAGATCGCGAACAACACAGAATATGGCCTGACAGGCGCTGTCATTTCGCGCAACCGGGCAAATCTCGAAAAAGCGCGGCAGGAGTTCCATGTCGGCAACTTGTACTTCAACCGCGGCTGCACGGGAGCGATCGTCGGCTATCAGCCGTTTGGCGGCTTCAACATGTCAGGGACGGATTCGAAAGCCGGCGGTCCGGATTACTTAATCCTCCATATGCAAGCGAAAACGGTGTCGGAAATGTTTTAA